Below is a window of Candidatus Bathyarchaeota archaeon DNA.
CGATGGTTGACGTGACCGCGAAACCAGAAGTATACCGAGAAGCAACAGCAAGAGGCACTCTCAAACTGAAGTCTGAAACCATAGAATTAATTAAGGAAGGAAAAGTCGAAAAGGGCGATCCTTTCTATGCGGCAAAAATCGCAGGAGTGTTAGCAGCGAAAAACACAAGTTCTCTGATTCCATTGTGCCATCCTCTTCCCTTAACCGACGTAAAAGTTGATATAGAAATGGTTGACGACTCAAGCGTGCAGGTAGAGGCAACAGTTAAAACGATGGCACAAACCGGGGTTGAGATGGAGGCTCTTGTTGCCGCCTCGGTGGCTTTGTTGACGATATGGGACATGACAAAACAGTACGAAAAGGACGAGCAGGGCCAATACCCGCACACTCTCATTCAGAATATACGCGTCGTACGTAAGGTGAAGGGAAAAGGCAGATGAGCAAGACATCGATCGGCCATATGGCTACGGCACCGAAGAGTCTAAACTTCGCAGTTGTTATTTGCAGTTCTTCCCGTTATCAAAAGCTGAAGTCAGGAAAAACCGTTAACGACCCATCTGGAGACCTGATCGTTGAAGCCCTGCTACAGCATGGTCACATCGTTACCTCTCGAACGATAGTACCTGATGATCAGTATTTCATCGAACAACGTGTAAGAAAGGCTTTAAGTTCAAACGATGTGGATGCGATTGTAACCTGTGGTGGAACAGGAATCGGTCCAACAGACGTAACGATTGAGACTGTTCAGCCGCTTTTGGAGAAAGAAATTCACGGCTTTGGTGAGATTTTTCGAGCGCTTGGTTATGAACAGATCGGTTCAGCGGTTATTCTTACCCGTGCTTTAGCTGGAGTATCACGGGGAAAAGTTGTTTTTTGTATACCGGGGTCTCCTGATGCGGTTTCTCTTTGTCTTGAAAAGCTTATATTGCCTGAGGTAGGGCACATCGTCAAGCATGCCCGTGAAAGATAGGAGTGTTCTAGATGATCTGTGACAATTATGGGCGGCCGACACTTAATCTGCGGGTTTCGGTTAGCCAGAGATGCAACTTGAAGTGTCCATACTGTCACCGTGAAGGAGAAACTGTGTCTCCGTCAACCGAAATGTCGGTGGAAGAAATTATCCGTATTGTTAGAGTAGCTCTCTCTCTTGGTGTTTCTTCGGTGAAACTGACTGGAGGTGAACCTCTTCTTCGATTAGACATTCTTGAGGTAGTTAAAGGGATAGCTGAGCTTCGAGGCTTGCAAGATTTATCCATGACCACTAACGGAACTTCTCTAGCTCCTTTAGCAGGGTCGCTTCGTAAATGCGGTTTGAAACGGGTAAACGTAAACATTCCAACGTTGAACGCTGAAACTTATCGAGAGCTGAACGGCGGAAACTTGAGAGACGCAATAGACGGAGTGAAAGCAGCGGTGAAAGCTGGGCTCTATCCGGTGAAGTTGAACATGCTTGTTTTGCGCGGTGTTAACGATGGAGAGATTTCTAGGATGATGAAGTTTGCGGAGCAGAGTGAGACGATTCTTCAGCTTATCGAGTTGGAGCCAATAAATATCAGTTCCGACTACTATCAGCGTTATCATTATCCTTTAGATGAGATTGAAGCAAGGTTAGAAAAGGAAGCATCAGAGATCAAAACGCGGGAAGACATGCAAAATCGTAGGATGTACTTTCTACCACGAGTGAAGGTTGAAGTAGTTCATCCGATCGAGAACACAGAGTTTTGTATTCATTGTACAAGGCTTAGGGTGACGAGTGATGGGAAGCTAAAGCCTTGTTTGATGAGGAATGATAATCTTGTGGATTTGTTGACTCCGATGCGGAATGGTGCTGATGATGAGGCGTTGACTAAGCTTTTCATTGAAGCTGTGAAGAAGCGTGAACCATACTATAAAGTAATGAACAGTTAAAAGAGCGTGATCTCTCTATTCTTCGATAGATTTGGAATCCGTATTTTCAATCCGTAGGCTTTTAGTTCAACCGAAAAGACTAGTTAAATTAGGAGTTCTAAAGGTTGGGACGGTCAGAACTGGATGAAAAGA
It encodes the following:
- the moaC gene encoding cyclic pyranopterin monophosphate synthase MoaC, encoding MVDVTAKPEVYREATARGTLKLKSETIELIKEGKVEKGDPFYAAKIAGVLAAKNTSSLIPLCHPLPLTDVKVDIEMVDDSSVQVEATVKTMAQTGVEMEALVAASVALLTIWDMTKQYEKDEQGQYPHTLIQNIRVVRKVKGKGR
- a CDS encoding MogA/MoaB family molybdenum cofactor biosynthesis protein, which produces MSKTSIGHMATAPKSLNFAVVICSSSRYQKLKSGKTVNDPSGDLIVEALLQHGHIVTSRTIVPDDQYFIEQRVRKALSSNDVDAIVTCGGTGIGPTDVTIETVQPLLEKEIHGFGEIFRALGYEQIGSAVILTRALAGVSRGKVVFCIPGSPDAVSLCLEKLILPEVGHIVKHARER
- the moaA gene encoding GTP 3',8-cyclase MoaA; amino-acid sequence: MICDNYGRPTLNLRVSVSQRCNLKCPYCHREGETVSPSTEMSVEEIIRIVRVALSLGVSSVKLTGGEPLLRLDILEVVKGIAELRGLQDLSMTTNGTSLAPLAGSLRKCGLKRVNVNIPTLNAETYRELNGGNLRDAIDGVKAAVKAGLYPVKLNMLVLRGVNDGEISRMMKFAEQSETILQLIELEPINISSDYYQRYHYPLDEIEARLEKEASEIKTREDMQNRRMYFLPRVKVEVVHPIENTEFCIHCTRLRVTSDGKLKPCLMRNDNLVDLLTPMRNGADDEALTKLFIEAVKKREPYYKVMNS